The Rhabdothermincola salaria genome segment CCCGACGAGGACGTCCTCGTCGGCACCCGCTTCGCGTCACCGAGCGGGTACGAGGCGTTCAAGGCCCTCGATGACATCGTGCCCCGGCCCGATCACAAGGCCACGGGCGAGGAGCGCGCCTGGGGTCGCCGCCTGGCCAAGCGCTTCGGCATCGACAACGGCACCTACGACGACAAGGTCTTCGTGGCCAAGGGCGACGGCTCGTTCCCGTTGGCCCTCGATCACGAGACGCTCAAGCCCGAGAAGCTCGACGGGCGCTGCGAGGAGTTCTTCGCCGGCATGGAGCCCGAGCGGGGCGACTCGCTGATCGTCTTCGGCTGGGCCATGGCCGAAGACCTGGCCAAGCTCCGCTGAGCGGCACGGCCCCTGGACCGGGGCCCGCCCCCGTGGAGTTCGCCGACGTCGTCCGCCGCCGCCGCATGGTGCGGGCCTTCGACGGCCGTCCCGTCCCCGGCGACGTCCTCGATCGCATCCTCGACCTGGCGGTGCGGATCCCGGCAGCCGGCAACACCCAGGGCCTCGATCTGGTGGTGCTCGAGGGCGCCGAGACGGCCCGCTACTGGGACGTCTCCCTGCCCGCCGAGCGCCGCCGCGACTTCCCGTGGCCCGGCCTGTTGCGGGCCCCCGTCCTGCTCGTCCCGGTGGGCGACCCCTCTGCCTACGTCGAGCGCTACGCCGAGCCCGACAAGGTGGCCACGGGCCTGGGGACGGACCCCGACGCCTGGCCCGTGCCGTACTGGTACGTGGACACGGCCTTCGCCGCCATGGTGGCGTTGCTGGCCGCGGTCGACGAGGGGCTCGGCGCCTGCTTCTTCGGTCAGTTCGAGCACGAGTCGGCCCTCAAGGCGAGCCTCGGGATCCCCGCCGACCGGTGCCCGGTCGGCACCATCGCCCTGGGCTACGCCGATCCCCTCGGCGATCGGCGGAGTTTCTCCGCCGCCCGTCCGCGGCGTAGCCTCGAATCGGTCGTCCACCGGGGCGGCTGGTGAGGTGACGCCACCGCAACGCCTGCGTCAGAGGGGGATTGCCCAGATGGGGACACCTGTCCCGATGGTCGACTACCTGGAGCTCGGCGACGAGCCCCGCCTGGTCGCCAACGAATGCACCAACTGCGGTGCCCGGTTCTTCGATCACCGCGTGGCCTGTGCCAGCTGTGGCGGCCAGGAGTTCACCAAGGCTCCCGTGCCCACCGACGGCGAGGTCCGGGCCTTCACCATCGTCGGATGGGCCCCTCCGGGGGTCCCGGCGCCGTACGTGGCGGCCATCGTCGACTGCGGTGGCACCAGCGTGAAGGGCAACGTGGTGAACACCCCGCCCGATCCCGACCACGTCACGCTCGGCATGAAGGTGCGTCTCACCACCTTCCCGATCGGCACCGACTCCACCGGCACCGAGGCCATCGGCTTCGGCTTCGAACCCATCGAGGGGAACTGACATGGCAGACGACGTCTGGATCCTCGGGATCAACATGACCAAGTTCGGCAAGCATCCCGACAAGGAAGCGGTCGACCTGGCCTCCGAAGCCGCCATCGCGGCCCTCGCCGACGGTGGCGTGTCCATGAAGGAGATGGGGGTCGTCGCCGCCGGCAGCCTCATGAACGCCTCGGCCGGCATCGGCCAGCAGGTGCAGAAGCAGATCGGCCAGACCGGCATCCCCGTGTACAACGTGGCCAACGCCTGCGCCACCGGCGCCACCGCGCTGCGCACCGTGATGATGGCCATCAAGGCCGGCGAGGTCGACATGGGCCTGGCCGTGGGCGTCGAGAAGCTCTCGGGCGCCGGCATGCTCGGCGCCGGAGCGGGCAAGCCGGCCTCGGACGAGTGGACGCCCTCGGGTCGCTACGGCGCCGTTACCGGCCTCGACGGCCGGGTGGGCACCGACATGATGCCGGGAGTCTTCGCCCAGGTGGGCATGGAGTACGGGCACCGCTACGGCGGCACCAGCTTCGAGCTGTTCGCCCGCATCGCCGAGAAGAACCACTCCCACTCCACCCTGAACCCGCTGGCCGCCTACACCAAGGCGATGAGCCTCGAGCAGATCATGGGCGACCCCATGATCGCCTACCCCAACACCCGCTCGATGTGCTCGGCCAAC includes the following:
- a CDS encoding Zn-ribbon domain-containing OB-fold protein yields the protein MGTPVPMVDYLELGDEPRLVANECTNCGARFFDHRVACASCGGQEFTKAPVPTDGEVRAFTIVGWAPPGVPAPYVAAIVDCGGTSVKGNVVNTPPDPDHVTLGMKVRLTTFPIGTDSTGTEAIGFGFEPIEGN
- a CDS encoding nitroreductase family protein; translation: MEFADVVRRRRMVRAFDGRPVPGDVLDRILDLAVRIPAAGNTQGLDLVVLEGAETARYWDVSLPAERRRDFPWPGLLRAPVLLVPVGDPSAYVERYAEPDKVATGLGTDPDAWPVPYWYVDTAFAAMVALLAAVDEGLGACFFGQFEHESALKASLGIPADRCPVGTIALGYADPLGDRRSFSAARPRRSLESVVHRGGW
- a CDS encoding thiolase family protein gives rise to the protein MADDVWILGINMTKFGKHPDKEAVDLASEAAIAALADGGVSMKEMGVVAAGSLMNASAGIGQQVQKQIGQTGIPVYNVANACATGATALRTVMMAIKAGEVDMGLAVGVEKLSGAGMLGAGAGKPASDEWTPSGRYGAVTGLDGRVGTDMMPGVFAQVGMEYGHRYGGTSFELFARIAEKNHSHSTLNPLAAYTKAMSLEQIMGDPMIAYPNTRSMCSANCDGAAAAVLVSDAKLKTLSLEQRKRAVKISASVLTTDPWEEACQVLPNVNTLTRNAATTAYEQAGVGPEDLDLVELHDCFATAELVHYDNLMLCPEGGAVDFFQSGATWRDGSTPVNVSGGLESKGHPIAATGIANVWEVAHHLRGEAGDRQIEGAKVGLAHVIGLGSACGVHILEKSAA